A window of Edaphobacter lichenicola contains these coding sequences:
- a CDS encoding segregation and condensation protein A, translating into MPDETLPHESNPDAANAEERAVPAVEGDASEAVAAAPVELSSEVSSELAPEETPPASEAAEPFALQHPPVPSPAPDPKRVARDKDKEKEEASQSPFSVTVGQVYDGPLDLLLDLIRKQNIDIYDIPIARITSQFLEYTYHLKQVDVDSAGEFIYMASLLIHIKSKTLLPRDPSDVLSGDPEDPRRELVERLLEHERFKAAAQMLLQKQQIEEATWTNSGLKNFRRDIGEAGAPTLDEDREIDADTVDLVRVFQDILLRLRERPILNVDEESVTVAQMIDYVKRRLLMEDKPISLKRLLHNTHTERALICMFLAMLELVRLQAVLLHQPALQGDILIKKTENFDQVFTDQAQARDDWR; encoded by the coding sequence ATGCCCGACGAAACCCTACCTCACGAATCAAACCCCGACGCGGCCAACGCCGAAGAGAGGGCGGTGCCCGCTGTGGAAGGCGATGCCTCTGAAGCCGTCGCCGCTGCGCCGGTCGAACTGTCGTCGGAGGTCTCGTCCGAACTCGCGCCGGAGGAGACCCCTCCTGCTTCCGAGGCCGCTGAGCCCTTCGCTCTCCAGCATCCGCCTGTCCCCTCCCCGGCGCCCGATCCAAAGCGCGTCGCCAGGGACAAGGACAAGGAAAAAGAGGAGGCCTCGCAGTCGCCCTTCTCCGTCACCGTCGGCCAGGTCTACGACGGTCCGCTCGATCTCCTCCTCGACCTGATCCGCAAGCAGAATATCGACATCTACGACATCCCCATCGCGCGCATCACCAGCCAGTTTCTCGAGTACACCTATCACCTCAAACAGGTCGACGTCGACTCTGCGGGCGAGTTTATCTACATGGCCTCGCTGCTGATCCACATCAAGTCGAAGACGCTGCTGCCCCGCGATCCCTCGGACGTGCTCAGCGGCGACCCGGAAGACCCGCGCCGCGAGCTGGTCGAACGTCTCCTCGAACACGAGCGCTTCAAAGCCGCAGCCCAGATGCTCTTGCAGAAGCAGCAGATCGAAGAGGCCACCTGGACCAACTCCGGCCTCAAAAACTTCCGCCGCGACATTGGAGAGGCTGGCGCTCCCACCCTTGACGAAGACCGCGAGATCGACGCCGACACCGTTGACCTCGTCCGCGTCTTTCAGGACATCCTCCTCCGTCTGCGCGAGCGCCCCATCCTCAACGTCGATGAGGAGTCGGTCACCGTCGCGCAGATGATCGACTACGTCAAACGCCGTCTGTTGATGGAAGACAAGCCGATCAGCCTCAAGCGCCTGCTCCACAACACCCACACCGAGCGCGCGCTCATCTGCATGTTCCTGGCAATGCTCGAACTGGTGCGTCTGCAGGCTGTGCTGCTTCATCAGCCGGCCCTTCAAGGCGACATCCTCATCAAGAAGACCGAAAACTTCGACCAGGTCTTCACCGATCAGGCTCAGGCCCGGGACGACTGGCGCTAA
- a CDS encoding PEP-CTERM sorting domain-containing protein: MKRPAHWLSASVALLAAALFVCPKPAAANSYTILDLGTANGRNLVGMDTAGDVVISQSYGCGFASFTCYVTYVDGVAGTASSSAPDLVYDDGTPCSSTPTGFNALKKVCNQGVVGLGSVFNPNGNKNGTYIGSGDNLQFLSNGSADQIFLNSVGDLAWTDGAGEEIFEAMDPPGPAVSPIPEPGSLLLVGTGLLWFTAAVRRRANR, translated from the coding sequence ATGAAACGTCCTGCACACTGGCTTAGTGCCTCGGTCGCTCTCCTCGCCGCCGCTCTCTTTGTCTGTCCAAAACCGGCAGCCGCGAATTCGTACACCATCCTTGATCTGGGCACTGCCAATGGCCGGAACCTCGTTGGCATGGACACCGCCGGCGATGTGGTGATCTCCCAGAGCTACGGGTGCGGCTTTGCCAGCTTTACCTGTTACGTGACCTATGTCGATGGCGTGGCAGGGACGGCCAGTTCGTCTGCTCCGGACCTTGTCTATGACGACGGGACTCCGTGCAGCTCGACCCCGACGGGCTTCAACGCGTTGAAGAAGGTCTGCAATCAGGGCGTGGTTGGACTGGGGTCGGTGTTCAACCCGAATGGCAACAAAAACGGTACCTACATTGGGTCGGGAGACAATCTCCAATTTCTCAGTAATGGTTCGGCTGACCAGATATTTCTCAACTCGGTGGGGGACCTTGCCTGGACCGATGGGGCGGGTGAGGAGATCTTCGAGGCGATGGATCCCCCTGGTCCTGCGGTTTCGCCGATTCCCGAGCCGGGAAGCCTGTTGCTGGTAGGGACGGGTCTGTTATGGTTCACCGCTGCTGTTCGCCGCCGGGCGAATCGCTAG
- a CDS encoding inorganic phosphate transporter, translating to MATPVIPPTGSLLDQKMGKSSPGKIGGIIFGILLIGGLGYIANRLYSDLLPVHESSVFPFILLGLALFIALGFEFVNGFHDTANAVATVIYTHALEPHVAVVWSGLWNFIGVLTSSGAVAFAIISLLPVELILKVSKGSGFAMVFALLIAAILWNLATWWKGLPASSSHTMIGSIIGVGVANQLMHGTSGVSGVDWEQVTKVFKALLISPLVGFGCAALVFLLLKALLKDPRLYEAPKGTEPPPFYIRALLVLTCTGVSFAHGSNDGQKGMGLIMLILVGTVPTAYALNHTVGVNEVQTFAAVSQQVMGAIGNYVDPNTTVGDSGPELESFVSTHKFTPHTMLALQEMVGDIRNEATQYKSLGAVPSNMQANVRNQMYLTSETLRLMPKYGPKVSDGDQKIFKNYKGLLDRSTKFIPPWVKVAVALALGLGTMIGWKRIVVTVGEKIGKTHLTYAQGLSAELVAMLTILAADQYGLPVSTTHVLSSGVAGTMAANKSGLQMSTLRDIALAWVFTLPVAALLSGCLFWVFNMLTK from the coding sequence ATGGCTACTCCTGTAATCCCCCCCACTGGCTCATTACTAGACCAGAAGATGGGAAAGTCGTCCCCCGGCAAGATCGGCGGCATTATCTTCGGCATCCTGCTGATCGGCGGTCTGGGCTACATCGCCAACCGCCTCTACTCCGATCTTCTCCCCGTCCATGAAAGCTCAGTCTTTCCCTTTATTCTGCTGGGTCTGGCGCTGTTCATCGCGCTCGGGTTCGAGTTCGTCAACGGCTTCCACGACACTGCCAACGCGGTCGCGACGGTCATCTACACCCACGCGCTTGAGCCCCACGTCGCAGTGGTCTGGTCCGGGCTCTGGAACTTCATCGGCGTGCTTACCAGCTCCGGCGCCGTGGCCTTCGCGATCATCTCCCTGCTGCCCGTCGAGCTGATCCTGAAGGTGAGCAAAGGTTCGGGTTTTGCGATGGTCTTCGCGCTGCTCATCGCGGCCATCCTCTGGAACCTCGCCACCTGGTGGAAGGGGCTGCCGGCGTCGAGCTCTCACACCATGATCGGCTCGATCATCGGGGTCGGTGTCGCAAACCAGCTGATGCACGGCACCAGTGGTGTCAGCGGCGTCGACTGGGAGCAGGTCACCAAGGTTTTCAAGGCGCTGCTCATCTCTCCGCTGGTCGGCTTCGGCTGCGCGGCTCTGGTCTTCCTGCTGCTGAAGGCGCTTTTGAAGGATCCGCGCCTCTACGAGGCTCCGAAGGGAACAGAACCCCCGCCCTTCTACATCCGCGCGCTGCTGGTGCTCACCTGCACCGGCGTCAGCTTCGCCCATGGCTCCAACGACGGCCAGAAGGGCATGGGCCTCATCATGCTCATCCTGGTGGGAACGGTTCCGACCGCCTACGCGCTGAACCACACCGTCGGCGTCAATGAGGTCCAGACCTTCGCGGCGGTCTCGCAGCAGGTGATGGGTGCAATCGGAAACTATGTCGATCCGAACACCACGGTGGGCGACAGCGGCCCCGAACTCGAGTCCTTCGTCAGCACCCACAAGTTCACCCCGCACACCATGCTTGCCCTGCAGGAGATGGTCGGCGACATCCGCAACGAGGCCACCCAGTACAAGTCTCTCGGCGCGGTGCCGTCAAACATGCAGGCCAACGTTCGCAACCAGATGTATCTCACCAGTGAGACGCTCCGCCTGATGCCGAAGTACGGCCCCAAGGTGAGCGACGGCGACCAGAAGATCTTCAAGAACTACAAGGGCCTGCTGGACAGGTCGACTAAGTTCATCCCGCCGTGGGTGAAGGTCGCGGTCGCCCTCGCGCTCGGTCTCGGAACCATGATCGGCTGGAAGCGCATCGTGGTCACCGTCGGCGAAAAGATCGGCAAGACTCACCTGACCTACGCACAGGGGCTCTCCGCCGAACTGGTCGCAATGCTCACCATTCTTGCCGCCGACCAGTACGGCCTGCCGGTAAGCACAACGCACGTGCTCTCCTCAGGCGTCGCCGGCACCATGGCCGCGAACAAGAGCGGCCTGCAGATGTCCACCCTGCGCGACATCGCCCTGGCCTGGGTCTTCACCCTCCCGGTCGCGGCGCTGCTCTCGGGCTGCCTCTTCTGGGTCTTCAATATGCTTACGAAATAA
- the scpB gene encoding SMC-Scp complex subunit ScpB, translating to MSLKAKIEAVIYASEEPVTLAQLAGLLGHEAQAELDHLDSAQHSLALDDAAGSLDEDDLNTEVLGPVSHQAEPHAQAEPHTQAEPHAEAQPQEDEFNARHAEELHRHLHEAAALEAAHARALREHAAADAAAMSTADDLEADFEADAKADREAPAQPGHPAESAAEYASQVSEASAATEQGSDSPAEPAPADKDEKKLAREAREKERRLREYFRTILDQLIADYATSERGLEIREVAGGYRFATKPEYHDAVRGFVKSLKPPLKLSLQALETLAVVAYKQPVTAPEVSEIRGVDSGGVLGSLMTRKLVATAGRKQVIGRPILYKTTRDFLLRFGLKDINELPSIEEFEKMAGELAEQEEIPMEHHAPESASDLEREKNQTEPQADGDSNGSNDSGGSNDSSGSETTGGETAADEAIVDGRLSGLPPNYDTDQVVDGEDSPALDAEIQSEQRHDSEEG from the coding sequence ATGAGCCTTAAAGCAAAGATCGAAGCCGTCATCTACGCCTCAGAAGAACCAGTAACGCTGGCCCAGCTGGCCGGCCTCCTCGGCCACGAAGCCCAGGCCGAGCTGGACCACCTCGACTCCGCGCAGCACTCCCTGGCGCTCGACGACGCAGCCGGCTCCTTGGACGAAGACGATCTCAACACGGAGGTCCTCGGCCCCGTCTCGCACCAGGCCGAGCCTCACGCCCAGGCCGAGCCTCACACTCAAGCAGAGCCGCACGCCGAAGCGCAGCCGCAGGAAGACGAGTTCAACGCACGTCACGCCGAAGAGCTCCACCGCCACCTGCACGAGGCTGCCGCACTGGAAGCAGCCCATGCCCGCGCCCTTCGCGAGCACGCCGCCGCCGATGCCGCCGCCATGAGCACGGCTGACGATCTCGAAGCCGACTTCGAAGCCGACGCCAAAGCCGACCGCGAAGCTCCAGCCCAGCCCGGCCACCCCGCCGAGTCAGCCGCAGAGTACGCCTCACAGGTCTCCGAAGCATCCGCCGCAACTGAGCAGGGAAGCGACTCCCCTGCCGAACCCGCGCCCGCGGATAAGGACGAGAAGAAGCTTGCCCGCGAAGCCAGGGAGAAGGAGCGCCGCCTCCGCGAATACTTTCGCACCATCCTCGACCAGCTCATCGCCGACTACGCCACCTCCGAGCGCGGCCTCGAGATCCGCGAGGTCGCCGGTGGCTACCGCTTCGCCACCAAACCCGAGTACCACGACGCCGTCCGTGGCTTCGTCAAGAGCCTCAAGCCACCCCTGAAGCTCTCTCTCCAGGCCCTTGAAACCCTCGCCGTCGTCGCCTACAAGCAGCCCGTCACCGCCCCCGAGGTCTCCGAGATTCGCGGCGTCGACTCCGGCGGCGTCCTCGGCTCGCTGATGACCCGCAAGCTCGTCGCCACCGCCGGCCGCAAGCAGGTCATCGGCCGACCCATTCTCTACAAGACCACCCGCGATTTTCTCCTCCGCTTCGGCCTCAAAGACATCAACGAGCTTCCCAGCATCGAAGAGTTTGAGAAGATGGCCGGCGAGCTGGCCGAGCAGGAGGAGATCCCCATGGAGCACCACGCACCCGAGTCCGCAAGCGACCTCGAACGGGAGAAGAACCAGACCGAGCCTCAGGCTGACGGCGACAGCAACGGAAGTAACGACAGCGGCGGAAGTAACGACAGCAGCGGAAGCGAAACTACCGGCGGCGAGACGGCAGCCGACGAAGCCATCGTAGACGGCCGGCTCTCCGGTCTACCGCCGAACTACGACACCGACCAGGTCGTCGACGGCGAAGACTCTCCCGCCCTCGACGCCGAGATTCAAAGCGAGCAGCGCCACGACTCCGAGGAGGGCTGA
- a CDS encoding PEP-CTERM sorting domain-containing protein codes for MTRVFRILAVLSVLLLASRFGSAETITFAGLANNMQPIVLDSAGPLNFYEFYIFGQLDQNEMVIPGTEYIYGGDYPFEPAPYPYSLPYSIFTPEFYSTSGAAFTLNSMEIGLDPSVEFYGYRNGVLVHQGNTADINADGLLTLNWSNIDAVVFPDVVGEGIGLNIDNITINEAVVPEPSSLVLLGSGVAGLLALARRRLRA; via the coding sequence ATGACGAGAGTCTTTCGCATCCTCGCTGTTCTGTCCGTGCTGTTGCTCGCCAGCCGATTCGGTTCCGCAGAGACGATCACCTTCGCGGGGCTGGCAAACAATATGCAACCGATCGTTCTCGATTCGGCCGGGCCGCTGAATTTTTATGAGTTTTATATCTTCGGCCAACTGGATCAAAACGAGATGGTCATTCCGGGAACCGAGTACATCTATGGCGGAGACTATCCCTTTGAGCCCGCTCCTTATCCCTATTCGCTTCCCTACTCGATCTTTACTCCGGAGTTTTATTCCACGTCCGGCGCAGCGTTTACGCTGAACAGCATGGAGATCGGGCTCGATCCAAGCGTTGAGTTTTATGGATACAGAAACGGCGTCCTGGTGCATCAGGGCAACACTGCAGATATCAATGCCGACGGGTTGCTCACCTTGAACTGGTCCAATATCGATGCGGTCGTCTTTCCTGACGTGGTGGGAGAGGGCATCGGGCTGAACATCGACAACATCACGATCAACGAGGCCGTGGTTCCTGAGCCATCCAGCCTTGTTCTGCTGGGCTCCGGGGTTGCAGGGCTGCTGGCACTGGCGCGTCGGCGGCTGCGGGCTTGA
- a CDS encoding acyltransferase family protein: MNSLDGLRGCAFLMVFCYHYGMTAHTEAHWVNYFMLVTTGLWSGVDLFFVLSGFLITGILLDTRDSQNYFRNFYARRALRIFPLFYGVLFLLLALTPLLHLQWRLGHLALFFYASNIAGHIDPSLNDLRPAVDLVHLWSLAVEEQFYLIWPMVVLWVRDRRSLIRVCLGTISFSLLLRCFLLWRFPGAVYEWCYGELPTHCDGLLCGAIVAALIRSVDLTTLIRRSRILFLVSLLGIASLAIHYDGFGYHSPVLTILVYPLLAVMFSCILLRTLQPGTFFSRLGSLGVLRFFGKYSYGMYVYHLLFFPLVGTLLPPLQRLLHSRTWGGVVYVFVVLGLTTIVSVLSYQLYERHWLRLKSRFSYVRPATRSADLATHS; this comes from the coding sequence ATCAACAGTCTCGATGGCCTGCGAGGGTGCGCCTTCCTCATGGTCTTTTGCTATCACTACGGCATGACTGCTCACACGGAGGCCCACTGGGTCAACTACTTCATGCTGGTCACCACGGGCCTATGGTCAGGCGTCGACCTCTTCTTCGTTCTCTCCGGCTTTCTGATCACCGGCATCCTCCTCGACACCCGCGACAGCCAGAACTACTTCCGCAACTTCTACGCGCGCCGCGCCCTGCGAATCTTTCCTCTCTTCTACGGTGTTCTCTTCCTGTTGCTTGCTTTGACGCCGTTACTGCATCTGCAGTGGCGGCTGGGGCATCTGGCGTTGTTCTTCTATGCGAGCAACATCGCCGGTCACATCGATCCTTCTCTGAACGATCTGCGGCCCGCCGTCGATCTGGTGCATCTCTGGTCGCTGGCCGTCGAAGAACAGTTCTATCTCATCTGGCCCATGGTCGTGCTCTGGGTGCGTGACCGCCGCAGCCTGATTCGTGTCTGTCTGGGTACGATCTCGTTCTCCCTCCTGCTGCGATGCTTTCTGCTTTGGCGATTTCCGGGTGCGGTCTATGAGTGGTGCTACGGCGAGCTGCCCACACACTGCGACGGCCTGCTGTGCGGGGCCATCGTGGCAGCGCTCATCCGGAGCGTAGATCTCACGACGCTCATCCGGCGGTCCCGCATTCTCTTTCTCGTATCGTTGCTTGGAATCGCATCCCTCGCCATTCACTACGACGGGTTCGGATATCACAGCCCGGTATTGACCATCCTGGTTTACCCTCTGCTCGCTGTCATGTTCTCCTGCATCCTTCTTCGAACCTTGCAGCCCGGGACATTCTTCTCCCGCCTGGGCAGCCTCGGAGTTCTTCGTTTCTTCGGAAAGTACAGCTACGGAATGTACGTCTATCACCTGCTTTTTTTCCCTCTGGTCGGCACTTTGCTTCCACCCTTGCAGCGGCTGCTCCATTCAAGGACATGGGGCGGCGTCGTCTACGTCTTCGTTGTGCTTGGTTTAACCACGATCGTATCGGTTCTCAGCTATCAGCTTTACGAGCGCCATTGGCTCCGGCTGAAGTCACGCTTCAGTTACGTCAGACCAGCGACCAGATCCGCCGACTTGGCGACCCACTCCTGA
- a CDS encoding pseudouridine synthase, with protein sequence MTKSPSAPKPDANEEPKGDRLQKILAQAGIASRRKAEEIILEGRVQVNGVIVNTLGTRHDALKDHIRVDGKLLHGPEQQRYYMLNKPRGYVTTLDDPEKRPTVMQLMAKQKSGPHGDNVRLYPVGRLDYLSEGLILMTNDGNLANALSKAAAGVEKTYLVKISGTPTASGLDQIRRGIMIDRGRLDEVRSGRRDRIITSPAKVELVRGGDNPWFELTLIEGRNRQIRKMFEEIGHHVEKIRRIGYGALRLDVPPGEFRELTLGEVMALDRAAKGKKVVPKKKTPEFAQLKSPAKKKFTKPRRQPTGTKSASRPRRPN encoded by the coding sequence ATGACGAAGTCCCCCTCCGCCCCAAAGCCCGACGCCAACGAAGAACCCAAAGGCGACCGCCTCCAGAAGATCCTCGCGCAGGCCGGAATCGCCAGCCGCCGCAAAGCCGAGGAGATCATCCTCGAAGGCCGCGTGCAGGTCAACGGCGTCATCGTCAACACCCTCGGCACCCGCCACGATGCACTCAAAGATCACATCCGCGTAGACGGCAAGCTCCTCCACGGCCCCGAGCAGCAGCGTTACTACATGCTCAACAAGCCGCGCGGCTACGTCACCACCCTCGACGACCCCGAGAAGCGCCCCACCGTCATGCAGCTCATGGCGAAGCAGAAGTCCGGCCCCCACGGCGACAACGTGCGCCTTTACCCTGTCGGCCGCCTCGACTATCTCAGCGAAGGCCTCATCCTGATGACCAACGACGGTAACCTCGCCAACGCGCTCTCAAAGGCCGCAGCCGGAGTGGAGAAAACTTACCTCGTCAAGATCAGCGGCACACCCACCGCGTCAGGCCTCGACCAGATCCGTCGCGGCATCATGATCGACCGCGGCCGTCTCGACGAGGTTCGCAGCGGCCGTCGCGATCGCATCATCACCTCGCCCGCCAAAGTCGAACTCGTTCGCGGCGGCGACAACCCCTGGTTCGAGCTCACCCTCATCGAAGGCCGCAATCGTCAGATCAGAAAGATGTTCGAGGAGATCGGCCACCACGTCGAAAAGATCCGCCGCATCGGTTATGGTGCACTTCGTCTCGACGTCCCGCCAGGCGAGTTCCGCGAGCTTACACTCGGCGAAGTGATGGCACTCGACCGCGCAGCGAAGGGCAAGAAGGTCGTCCCCAAAAAGAAGACACCGGAGTTTGCGCAGCTAAAATCTCCCGCGAAGAAAAAGTTTACAAAGCCCCGCCGACAACCCACCGGCACCAAATCCGCAAGTCGTCCGCGCCGTCCAAATTAG
- the msrA gene encoding peptide-methionine (S)-S-oxide reductase MsrA encodes MAMEKATFGAGCFWGVETRFGEITGVIDTTVGYEGGDLEHPTYKEVCTDRTGHAEVVEVTFDPSRVSYETLLDAFFALHDPTQLNRQGPDWGTQYRSVIFTHTNEQFAQARAKIAELSAAGSYRKPIATQVVPATTFWKAEEYHQRYLEKRGMVSCHI; translated from the coding sequence GTGGCAATGGAAAAAGCAACATTTGGAGCAGGATGTTTTTGGGGAGTTGAGACCCGTTTTGGCGAGATCACAGGTGTTATCGACACAACCGTAGGATACGAAGGCGGCGATCTCGAACACCCAACCTATAAAGAAGTCTGTACTGACCGCACCGGCCATGCGGAGGTTGTCGAAGTCACCTTCGATCCATCCCGCGTCTCTTACGAAACACTGTTGGACGCCTTCTTCGCTCTCCACGATCCCACCCAGCTTAATCGCCAGGGTCCGGACTGGGGCACACAGTATCGCAGCGTTATCTTCACCCACACCAACGAGCAGTTCGCCCAGGCCCGCGCCAAGATCGCCGAGCTAAGCGCCGCCGGCTCTTATCGCAAACCCATCGCAACCCAGGTCGTTCCTGCCACCACGTTCTGGAAGGCCGAAGAGTATCACCAGAGGTATCTCGAAAAGCGTGGCATGGTGAGCTGCCACATCTAA
- a CDS encoding ABC transporter permease, with protein MNSFLQDLRFSLRQIRRSPGFMVTAVLTLALGVGANTAIFSLLDQALLRSLPVRSPEQLVVLSGTGKAWEGHSSNHGGGVEQSFSYPMYRDLRDKGTAVFDGLIATAPTSVGITRDVTQNRVSELVDGEVVSGNYFSVLGVKAAQGRLLTASDDTVPGGNPVAVLSYAYWQTHMGSDANVAGETISINGAPFVIAGVAAPEFQSAVWGQVPDLFVPMSMLDVVAPGKGKRLEDHTDRWMNIVGRLKPGETPQHAQMAIAPLWHALRAEELKALGSQPQRFVDEYLTRSRLLVAPGSRGLSYSRESLEKPLYAVMGMAFLVLLIAAVNVASLLLVRSAARVREFSLRYALGASARRVVQQLLLEGVLIGIVGGMAGLLIAPLCLRVLVQRLSTDGPTAFSTTLDARLLAFNFAIAVAVSVLFSLAPAVQLLRPDIVNSLKQQTTTASGGTLNFRSLVVSLQVGLSVLLLVGSGLFVRTMQNLRHVDTGINTSHLITFHVNPLLSGYAKEKIPALHQQILETMAALPGVQAVGATNDAELADTGHSGDVTVEGFTAPPDEDFRIEIPYVSANFFHAMQESVLAGRSFSEDDDAAHPLVGIVNETFAKHYFTTPAAAVGRRVVGGDGKQGEYMTIVGVTRDAKHGNLRDAASPTLFSPMKQAKSADQLYLYLRTATRPEQSFAMVRQAMKQIDPGLAVDELRTMDEQIDTTLGNERMIELLAISFGLLATMLAGVGLYGVLAFSTTQRTREIGIRIALGSTRLGVSRLVLADVLRLAGIGIVLAIPCSVLLARLLRSQLFGVSSADPLTLAGVILLIAVVAVVAAIVPARRASSVHPTTALRAE; from the coding sequence ATGAACTCCTTCTTGCAAGACCTTCGTTTTTCGCTTCGCCAGATCCGCCGGTCGCCGGGGTTTATGGTGACCGCTGTGCTGACACTCGCGCTGGGGGTCGGTGCGAATACGGCTATCTTCTCGCTGCTGGACCAGGCGCTGTTGCGGTCGCTGCCGGTACGCTCGCCGGAGCAACTGGTGGTTTTAAGCGGTACCGGGAAGGCGTGGGAGGGTCATTCGAGCAATCATGGCGGCGGGGTGGAGCAATCGTTTTCGTACCCGATGTACAGGGATCTGCGCGACAAGGGAACGGCGGTGTTCGACGGGCTGATTGCGACCGCTCCGACGTCAGTGGGGATTACGCGGGACGTTACCCAGAACAGGGTCTCGGAGCTGGTGGATGGGGAGGTTGTCAGCGGGAACTACTTCAGCGTGCTCGGAGTGAAGGCCGCGCAGGGGCGACTGCTGACGGCGAGCGACGATACGGTGCCGGGAGGCAATCCGGTCGCAGTGCTGAGCTATGCCTACTGGCAGACCCATATGGGATCGGATGCGAATGTTGCAGGGGAGACGATTTCGATTAACGGTGCGCCGTTTGTCATTGCAGGGGTGGCGGCGCCGGAATTTCAGAGTGCGGTGTGGGGGCAGGTGCCGGACCTCTTCGTTCCGATGTCGATGCTGGATGTGGTGGCTCCGGGCAAGGGGAAGAGACTCGAGGACCATACCGACCGATGGATGAATATCGTCGGGCGTTTGAAGCCGGGAGAGACGCCGCAACATGCGCAGATGGCGATCGCGCCGCTATGGCATGCGCTGCGCGCGGAGGAGTTGAAGGCGCTTGGGTCGCAACCCCAGCGCTTCGTTGACGAGTACCTGACCCGGAGTCGGCTGCTGGTTGCGCCTGGTTCGCGTGGGCTGTCGTATAGCCGGGAGTCGCTCGAAAAGCCTTTGTACGCGGTGATGGGGATGGCGTTTCTTGTGCTCCTGATCGCCGCGGTGAATGTGGCGAGTCTGCTGCTGGTGCGTTCGGCGGCGCGAGTGCGGGAGTTCTCGCTGCGCTATGCCCTGGGTGCGAGTGCGCGGCGTGTGGTGCAGCAACTCTTGCTGGAAGGTGTGCTGATCGGCATCGTTGGAGGGATGGCTGGGTTGTTAATCGCGCCTCTGTGCCTGCGTGTGCTGGTGCAGCGGCTGAGTACGGACGGCCCCACCGCGTTTTCGACGACGCTGGATGCACGGTTGCTGGCCTTCAACTTCGCGATCGCCGTTGCGGTGAGTGTTCTGTTCAGCCTCGCGCCTGCGGTGCAGTTGTTGAGACCGGATATCGTGAACTCGCTGAAGCAGCAGACGACGACGGCATCCGGTGGCACACTGAACTTTCGGAGTCTGGTCGTCTCTCTGCAGGTGGGCCTCAGCGTTCTGCTGCTGGTGGGCTCCGGGCTGTTTGTGCGCACGATGCAGAACCTGCGGCACGTCGACACGGGAATCAACACGTCGCACCTGATTACATTTCACGTCAATCCTCTGCTGTCCGGCTATGCGAAGGAGAAGATTCCTGCGCTGCACCAACAGATTCTGGAGACGATGGCGGCGCTGCCTGGGGTGCAGGCTGTGGGCGCGACCAATGATGCAGAGCTAGCCGATACGGGGCATAGCGGAGACGTGACGGTAGAGGGCTTCACTGCGCCGCCGGATGAGGACTTCCGGATCGAGATCCCTTATGTGAGTGCGAACTTCTTCCATGCGATGCAGGAGTCGGTGCTTGCCGGACGCAGCTTCAGCGAGGACGATGATGCGGCGCATCCGCTGGTAGGGATTGTGAATGAGACCTTCGCAAAGCACTACTTCACCACTCCCGCTGCAGCAGTGGGAAGGCGCGTCGTGGGTGGAGACGGCAAGCAGGGAGAATATATGACCATCGTCGGTGTGACGCGAGACGCGAAGCATGGGAACTTGCGGGATGCGGCCAGTCCGACACTGTTTTCTCCAATGAAGCAGGCAAAGAGTGCGGACCAGCTCTATCTGTATCTCCGCACGGCGACGCGACCGGAGCAGAGCTTCGCGATGGTGCGGCAGGCGATGAAACAGATTGATCCTGGCCTCGCAGTGGATGAGCTGAGAACGATGGACGAACAGATTGATACGACGCTCGGGAATGAACGGATGATCGAGCTGCTGGCGATCTCGTTTGGCCTGCTGGCGACGATGCTCGCGGGGGTTGGTCTGTATGGTGTGCTTGCGTTCTCGACGACGCAGCGCACGCGGGAGATTGGCATTCGCATCGCGCTTGGGTCAACGCGGCTGGGAGTATCGCGGCTGGTGCTGGCCGATGTGCTGCGTCTGGCCGGGATTGGGATTGTGCTGGCGATTCCCTGCTCGGTGCTGCTGGCGCGGTTGCTGCGGAGTCAGCTCTTTGGAGTCTCATCGGCAGATCCGCTGACGCTGGCCGGCGTGATTTTGTTGATTGCCGTAGTCGCTGTGGTTGCGGCGATTGTGCCGGCGCGACGTGCGTCTTCGGTCCACCCGACGACTGCGCTGCGTGCGGAATAA